Proteins from a genomic interval of Desulfovibrio piger:
- the recR gene encoding recombination mediator RecR, whose product MHSQIPEPLRALVEQLARLPGLGPKSAMRVAMTLLKWPEAETRRLGKGIHDLRDNLHLCSRCGGLSATDPCDICKDENRSRDTLCLVNEWDSMLTLDEGGFYHGQYIILGGLLAPLANMDSDSLDLDRLISRLEEGEIHELILALGATIDAENTASFIRNLVRKRFPHIRVSRLAQGIPLGAEVKYMDRETLRQSLQYRQDI is encoded by the coding sequence ATGCACAGCCAGATTCCCGAACCGCTGCGCGCCCTGGTGGAACAGCTGGCGCGCCTGCCCGGGCTTGGCCCCAAGTCGGCCATGCGCGTGGCCATGACCCTGCTCAAGTGGCCCGAGGCCGAGACCCGGCGCCTGGGCAAGGGCATCCACGACCTGCGGGACAATCTGCACCTGTGTTCGCGCTGCGGCGGCCTTTCGGCCACCGATCCCTGTGACATCTGCAAGGACGAGAACCGCTCCCGGGACACGCTCTGCCTGGTCAACGAGTGGGACAGCATGCTGACCCTGGACGAAGGCGGCTTCTATCACGGCCAGTACATAATCCTCGGCGGCCTGCTGGCCCCGCTGGCCAACATGGACAGCGACAGCCTCGACCTCGACCGCCTCATCTCCCGGCTGGAGGAAGGCGAGATCCACGAGCTCATCCTGGCCCTGGGGGCCACCATCGATGCGGAGAACACGGCGTCGTTCATCAGGAACCTCGTCCGCAAGCGTTTCCCGCACATCAGGGTATCGCGTCTTGCCCAGGGCATCCCCCTGGGCGCGGAGGTCAAATACATGGACCGGGAGACATTGCGCCAGTCCCTGCAATACCGGCAGGATATCTAG
- a CDS encoding YbaB/EbfC family nucleoid-associated protein — translation MRNMNDILRQAQVMQNKLAKLQNELNERTYEASSGGGMVKAVVSGKQELRGLTIDPKALEGGDVEMLQDLIMAAVNEAGRIARETLDREMSAISGGIRLPGVF, via the coding sequence ATGCGTAACATGAACGATATCCTGCGCCAGGCGCAGGTCATGCAGAACAAGCTGGCCAAGCTGCAGAACGAACTCAACGAACGCACCTACGAAGCCAGCAGCGGCGGCGGCATGGTCAAGGCCGTGGTCTCCGGCAAGCAGGAACTGCGCGGCCTCACCATCGACCCCAAGGCCCTGGAAGGCGGCGACGTGGAAATGCTGCAGGACCTCATCATGGCTGCCGTCAATGAAGCCGGCCGCATCGCCCGCGAGACCCTGGACCGCGAGATGAGCGCCATCTCCGGCGGCATCCGCCTTCCCGGCGTGTTCTAG